The Theobroma cacao cultivar B97-61/B2 chromosome 2, Criollo_cocoa_genome_V2, whole genome shotgun sequence genome includes the window TTGATACTTGTGTGATAGAAAGCATCAACAAGTAGTCAACCTTGATTATGTGAAACTAAGAATGAGAATAACATGGAAAAAGAAGATACTAATGCCCCAGTGTTGGAGATCAGAACAATGATGAAGAAAGCCTTTcgtaaattaaattgaatttacaCAGCTTTTgctaatttatttaatttaatccccCCATTTTATCCACTGTTCACCGTCAAggttttattccttttttcgTATGAGCTCCTTCAAAATTCGCCTTAGCAAGTTTCTTGTAAGCTTTGCTATTGAACCGTGTTGAATCTTCCAATGTTGAATTAGTTTGACAACAAGAAGACATGTTATGGTTCTTCCATCTTTGGAGCACATGTTAGTACTGCATCTGCTACAGTGAGGAAGATCCTATCCTCCCCTATCAACTCTGGAAACTTTGAAGCATGGAGCTTGTCAACCACAACAGGCCCTGGATTGGCTAAAACAAGCTGCACAAGAAGAATGCAGAAATCCTGAGATATTACTCGATGCCAAAACCCTTATATTAACATCATAGAATGGTAGGTTAAATATGTGCCATATACCACTAGTTTTAAAAAACAGTATTTTATATTACCATACAAAATTTGAGGTGCTTTTATTGTAGGTTACCTTAACATCCCTCTTCTCAAGACTTCTGAACAACTCTTCCAAGGCATGGATGCCACTGGTGTCAATGTCAGTAACAGCTGTAAGAATGTAAATTTATAAGAAAGAATTCTTTCGGCAAGCTTGATGACCAAAAAATTGAATGAGGTAGTGTCAATGTCAGTAACAGCTGTAAGCACATAAATTCATAAGAAAGAATTCTTGCGGCAAGCTTGATgaccaaaaaaattgaatgagGTAAATTGAAGATCGCTTACGTGACATTTCAACAATCAAATACATAATTCTAGGTTGGAAATTTTCTTTCAGTTGTTCTTCTTCATCAGCCAGCCATCTCAAAATCCTGCAGGAAATTTAACATTAGGCGTTTAGCATATGATTTATCTGACATTTCTTTTGGCGTTTTAGAGATTTTAATATGGAAAAGCTAATACCTCTCTTTAACATAGTTGGAATTGGAAAAGTATATTGCGGAATCAACTCTGACAATGAGGATGCCAGGAACTTTTGTTGCATCTGGATATTGGAGAATGTTCCTGTAAACAGTAGTCCTCGGAAGCTTCCCAAGAATTGCTGTGCGAGGTCTTGTAACTTGTAAGAGGATTTTTGCAAAGGATATTGAAACCTGTTGGAACAAGAAAAGGATATTTAGTGTATATATGTGGCAAATCAAACTTAGATATGCCAAGAATCTCCTTAAATTCTCACCGCAATTAAAAGTCCCATCTCAACAGAAGAGAAAACTACACCAAAGAAGGCTCCCATACAAgcaacaaaatcaaatttatcaatcTTCCATATTAGAGCTACTGCTTCAATGTCAATTAATCCAATCACCGCAGATATAATAATAGAAGCAAGTATTGCATTTGGAGTGTACTTGAACAGAGGAGTGATGAGTTCCAATGTTAGTAGCACAACACAGGACATCACTATATTAGACACGGCTGTATGGCATCCAGCCATGTAATTTACTGCTGAGCGAGAGAAGGATCCTGCATGAACATTTAGATTATAAATGTTAAAATGATTTGTTATACGATTCAAATTGAAACGAGGTAAAGAATCACTATAGTTTGGCCATTCTGTTTTCACACCTGTGGCCACATAACAAGATGTCATCGAACCAACAATATTCATTGTTCCTAATGCTACCATTTCTTTATTTCCATCCAGCTGGTAGTCCTTCATGGAAGCAAATGTCCTTCCAATTGCTACAGCTTCCTAAAGAGAAATTGTTAGGCTTTAGATAAAAGATATAGTGACCACAATCACTTTATGCCAAATCAAGAAATAAGGTGCTGAATATGCATACCGTCAATGCTATCATACCCGCTACAACCCCTATCCTGAAACCTTTGCCAAGATATTCTCCagagaaaaatatttcattcaCAGATGGTGGATTGACGCCTTGTCTGATATGTTTCACCTATATATAACATCATGAAATGAATCTTCCATTACTTTTCCTTTGCAAAAGATAAAAGTTGGCAACAATCAAacagaaatggataaacatacGATTTGAACACCATGCTTGTCAGCACGTGTGATGTACACAAAAAAGGTGGAGAGGATGACAGAGATCAAGGGAGCAATTGCTGGCACCCAAAatagtttcttctttttttttccctgttCCATTTTATATGGTATCATTAGAttacatgaaaattttatacatagatgaagaaggaaagaaattgaTCTTACAATGTATTTTGCAACCAAGAGGAAGGCCAGGAAGGCCACTCCTATTAGTATAGTTTGCCAATTCCACTGTAAAACAGAGTCGACTGTAAGATTAGCCAAATTCAACCATGTTTCATGccacaaaaataaagaatctCAAAAGTAAGGCAGTAATCACTTACACCATGATGCACTGAGTTCCATACTGAGCGCATAACAGAGACAATATTAGTATTCTTTGTGAATTTTTTGATACCAAGTAGACCTTTAAGTTGTTGAAGGGCAATGGTGATAGCAGCACCGGCCATAAAGCCAACTATGGCAGCATGAGATAGGAAGTCTATCAAGAACCCCAACCTGAAAGCAGTCATACCAGCCAATTAGCATGATTTATACCCATAATGATGATATATTCAAAGGGtacaatatttgataaatCATTGGGAATGAAAGAAGGAAATTGGCCCATATAATCTTTCATTGGACATTGGCCCATATACCTTAAAAATCCAAGTGTGAACTGAGTGATGCCTGCAAAGAAAGTAGCAGTGAATGCAAGGCGTCGGTAGTCAACAGGATTTTCAGATGAGTCAATCTCATCCCGCAGGAGACTACCAAGCAAGAGAGAAACCACAGCCACAGGTCCAATGGCAATATCCCGCGAGCTTCCCATAAATGCATAAACAAGAGGTGGAACAAAGCTACTATCTGTAATGCAATTGAAGACAAGTTCTTGAAATCAGTCAATATGATCTCCCCCACCCCACCCCAATAAAGTATCTTATTAAGTAGAAAGAAAACTTACATAATCCATATTGGGGCTCCAGATTTGCAAGCTTTGCATATCCAATAtcctaattttaaaattcaaaattattagAAACAGAAAccaaataatggaaatttcaACTACATTATCTTGCAGATCACCCTTACCTGTGGAATGCAAAGACTTGCGATAGTAAGTCCAGCAATCAAATCACCTTTGAATTTAGAAAGGCTGTAGTTCCTTCCCCATTCGAATATAGGGAAAACCGCTTGGAAGCCTAGGACAAACTTTCTTGACCTTGGTTGATCCTTAAAATGGCGTAAAGGATCATCTGCAAAGAAAGTTTCCTTCACAGTGGCTGCAATTTCTTTCAGCAGGTTTTGCTTAGGAGGTACTCCCACCTTATGAACGTAAGGCAAATTCTCTGAATTGCGACGTGATGACGAAACACTCACAATATCCATCTCCTCGGAGCCAAGCTCATCAGTGACACGGTGACTCATTCTGTCTAGAGACTAATTTATAACCTGCACGATTAGAAGTAGATATCATAAGAACACCTGTAAAGACAACACTAGCAGCCCGAACCATAACAGTTCAAAAGTCAACTGAAATAGTTGGAAGATAATCATAACATGTTTCTCTTTAAGAGAAGAATGATATTGGACTCGA containing:
- the LOC18608329 gene encoding sulfate transporter 1.3 isoform X1 — translated: MSHRVTDELGSEEMDIVSVSSSRRNSENLPYVHKVGVPPKQNLLKEIAATVKETFFADDPLRHFKDQPRSRKFVLGFQAVFPIFEWGRNYSLSKFKGDLIAGLTIASLCIPQDIGYAKLANLEPQYGLYSSFVPPLVYAFMGSSRDIAIGPVAVVSLLLGSLLRDEIDSSENPVDYRRLAFTATFFAGITQFTLGFLRLGFLIDFLSHAAIVGFMAGAAITIALQQLKGLLGIKKFTKNTNIVSVMRSVWNSVHHGWNWQTILIGVAFLAFLLVAKYIGKKKKKLFWVPAIAPLISVILSTFFVYITRADKHGVQIVKHIRQGVNPPSVNEIFFSGEYLGKGFRIGVVAGMIALTEAVAIGRTFASMKDYQLDGNKEMVALGTMNIVGSMTSCYVATGSFSRSAVNYMAGCHTAVSNIVMSCVVLLTLELITPLFKYTPNAILASIIISAVIGLIDIEAVALIWKIDKFDFVACMGAFFGVVFSSVEMGLLIAVSISFAKILLQVTRPRTAILGKLPRTTVYRNILQYPDATKVPGILIVRVDSAIYFSNSNYVKERILRWLADEEEQLKENFQPRIMYLIVEMSPVTDIDTSGIHALEELFRSLEKRDVKLVLANPGPVVVDKLHASKFPELIGEDRIFLTVADAVLTCAPKMEEP
- the LOC18608329 gene encoding sulfate transporter 1.2 isoform X2; the encoded protein is MSHRVTDELGSEEMDIVSVSSSRRNSENLPYVHKVGVPPKQNLLKEIAATVKETFFADDPLRHFKDQPRSRKFVLGFQAVFPIFEWGRNYSLSKFKGDLIAGLTIASLCIPQDIGYAKLANLEPQYGLYSSFVPPLVYAFMGSSRDIAIGPVAVVSLLLGSLLRDEIDSSENPVDYRRLAFTATFFAGITQFTLGFLRLGFLIDFLSHAAIVGFMAGAAITIALQQLKGLLGIKKFTKNTNIVSVMRSVWNSVHHGWNWQTILIGVAFLAFLLVAKYIGKKKKKLFWVPAIAPLISVILSTFFVYITRADKHGVQIVKHIRQGVNPPSVNEIFFSGEYLGKGFRIGVVAGMIALTEAVAIGRTFASMKDYQLDGNKEMVALGTMNIVGSMTSCYVATGSFSRSAVNYMAGCHTAVSNIVMSCVVLLTLELITPLFKYTPNAILASIIISAVIGLIDIEAVALIWKIDKFDFVACMGAFFGVVFSSVEMGLLIAVSISFAKILLQVTRPRTAILGKLPRTTVYRNILQYPDATKVPGILIVRVDSAIYFSNSNYVKERILRWLADEEEQLKENFQPRIMYLIVEMSPVTDIDTTSFNFLVIKLAERILSYKFTFLQLLLTLTPVASMPWKSCSEVLRRGMLSLF